From a region of the Halolamina sp. CBA1230 genome:
- a CDS encoding helix-turn-helix domain-containing protein gives MSSERTRDDAGRYVSEVSVGDVLGVFDTVDGPTITTTDVVDALGCSRAVARSRLSTLAERGLVERRKSGQVVLWWRVDSGESAYLQGFGALADTDVPEGMRAERQRARAEWGEDGDDLS, from the coding sequence ATGAGTAGCGAGAGAACCCGCGACGATGCGGGGCGGTACGTCTCGGAGGTTTCCGTCGGGGACGTGCTGGGCGTGTTCGACACCGTCGACGGGCCGACGATTACCACGACTGACGTGGTGGACGCGCTGGGGTGCTCGCGGGCGGTCGCCCGGAGTCGGCTCTCGACGCTAGCCGAGCGCGGGCTGGTCGAGCGTCGCAAGTCGGGCCAGGTCGTGCTCTGGTGGCGGGTCGACAGCGGTGAGAGCGCCTATCTGCAGGGGTTCGGCGCGCTCGCCGACACGGACGTTCCGGAGGGGATGCGAGCGGAGCGGCAGCGAGCCAGAGCGGAGTGGGGGGAGGATGGCGACGATCTGTCTTGA
- a CDS encoding type II toxin-antitoxin system RelE/ParE family toxin, whose translation MVHDIVLTETLVSSLEQYESEDADRIVSKLEEITTFPDHFLDRLKSHPGYKLRVGDFRVLVDWDKEDEVLYAIDAFERKNEYRELGRYREVWGSWRDEE comes from the coding sequence GTGGTACACGACATCGTTCTCACCGAAACGCTCGTCAGTTCTCTCGAACAGTACGAGTCGGAGGATGCCGACCGAATCGTCTCTAAGTTGGAGGAGATCACGACGTTCCCGGACCACTTTCTCGATCGACTGAAGAGCCATCCGGGGTACAAGCTCCGCGTGGGGGATTTCCGCGTTCTGGTCGACTGGGACAAGGAGGACGAGGTACTGTACGCGATCGACGCCTTCGAACGGAAGAACGAGTACCGCGAGCTCGGTCGGTACCGCGAAGTGTGGGGATCGTGGCGGGACGAGGAGTGA
- the dph5 gene encoding diphthine synthase — protein MLTFIGLGLYDERSITVAGTEALADADRAFAEFYTSRLVGTSVAELEAYHDTEIEVRDRAGVERDPEPILDAAAEEDVAFLTAGDTMISTTHVDLRLRAHERGIETRVIHGVSAQSAAAGLTGLQNYRFGKATTLPFPSAHGGGDVPDSVIETIEANRERDLHTLVYLDIKVDDPTADAAGLGADERFMTGDFAAKLLAANWADELAVVVARAGSDEPVVAADRLSELADREFGGPLHLLVVPAEPHHLEAEALASLAGAPDELLDET, from the coding sequence ATGCTCACGTTCATCGGACTCGGACTGTACGACGAGCGCTCGATCACGGTCGCCGGGACCGAGGCGCTCGCCGACGCGGACCGGGCGTTCGCGGAGTTCTACACCAGCCGGCTCGTCGGCACGAGCGTCGCGGAGCTGGAAGCGTACCACGACACCGAGATCGAGGTGCGGGACCGCGCGGGCGTCGAGCGCGACCCCGAACCGATCCTCGACGCCGCCGCGGAGGAGGACGTCGCCTTTCTCACTGCGGGTGATACGATGATCTCGACCACGCACGTGGATCTGCGCCTGCGCGCCCACGAGCGTGGGATCGAGACGCGCGTGATCCACGGCGTCTCCGCCCAGTCGGCCGCCGCGGGGCTGACGGGACTCCAGAACTACCGCTTCGGGAAGGCGACGACGCTGCCGTTCCCGAGCGCCCACGGCGGCGGCGACGTCCCCGACAGCGTGATCGAGACGATCGAGGCGAACCGCGAACGCGACCTCCACACGCTGGTCTACCTGGACATCAAGGTCGACGACCCCACCGCGGACGCGGCCGGGCTGGGGGCGGACGAGCGGTTCATGACCGGCGATTTCGCGGCGAAACTGCTCGCGGCGAACTGGGCCGACGAGCTCGCGGTCGTCGTCGCCCGCGCGGGCAGCGACGAGCCGGTCGTGGCGGCGGACCGGCTCTCCGAGCTGGCCGATCGTGAGTTCGGCGGGCCGCTCCACCTGCTGGTGGTGCCCGCGGAACCGCACCACCTCGAAGCTGAGGCGCTGGCGTCGCTCGCGGGCGCGCCCGACGAACTCCTCGACGAAACCTGA
- a CDS encoding ribbon-helix-helix protein, CopG family, with the protein MSAETEDGDDEMVKLNVKVPKRLLAELDELAEELEYPNRSEFVREVLRDTAEPVLTSGAEEGITEGYADVAAGRTMSTAEARERLGIDENQRFSSANRTQSDDVDEE; encoded by the coding sequence ATGAGCGCGGAGACAGAGGACGGCGACGACGAGATGGTGAAGCTCAACGTGAAAGTTCCGAAGCGACTTCTGGCGGAACTCGACGAACTCGCCGAGGAGTTGGAGTACCCCAACCGCTCGGAGTTCGTTCGCGAAGTGCTGCGGGACACTGCCGAGCCGGTGCTGACGTCGGGTGCCGAGGAGGGGATCACGGAGGGGTACGCGGACGTCGCCGCCGGGCGAACGATGTCCACTGCTGAGGCCCGCGAGCGACTGGGAATCGACGAGAATCAAAGATTCTCGTCTGCCAATCGGACGCAGTCCGATGACGTCGACGAGGAGTGA
- a CDS encoding ABC transporter permease: MSDESATDTGRFETIDWNEFDPDDATVGTPTWLPATAAVLLLAFCYDYLTAEGLPVEITGLDWLLIAGLFVVGSLVVLPVMENPEQIRTYWEGFREDRLAVACLAYLGLFLAVGLVGPFYFNDPRLHILYSSQPPIWGSIDPIYVPRCYGPVVDGRCQGTWTFPLGTNAIAGKNVVTLLVLGTRTSLSVVLGAAAIVVPTGVGVGVAAAEIGGRVETALMWLAEQLQTFPAILIYFLLFWWIVEGRLRLLIAVLGLVSWGGLARLVRNEIRVRRSKQYVQAAHLGGVGDRRLLVRHLLPNVAPSVLTNVTLQVPLFVLVEVSVSFVQISLAGGTSTLGDPTNYSWGEQIYDSLFTVGAPAAWWLAGFPLAMLFLTVFAFNVVGDAMVDALEPRSD; this comes from the coding sequence ATGAGCGACGAGTCCGCCACCGACACCGGACGGTTCGAGACGATCGACTGGAACGAGTTCGATCCGGACGACGCAACGGTCGGCACCCCGACGTGGCTGCCCGCGACGGCGGCAGTGCTCCTGCTCGCGTTCTGTTACGACTACCTCACGGCCGAGGGGCTCCCCGTCGAGATCACCGGCCTCGACTGGCTGCTGATCGCGGGGCTGTTCGTCGTCGGCTCGCTGGTCGTGCTGCCGGTAATGGAGAACCCCGAGCAGATCCGGACGTACTGGGAGGGGTTCCGCGAGGACCGCCTCGCGGTCGCCTGCCTGGCGTATCTGGGGCTGTTCCTCGCCGTCGGGCTGGTCGGCCCGTTCTACTTCAACGACCCGCGGCTCCACATCCTCTACTCCTCCCAGCCGCCGATCTGGGGGAGCATCGACCCGATCTACGTCCCACGATGTTACGGCCCCGTCGTCGACGGGCGATGCCAGGGGACGTGGACGTTCCCGCTGGGCACCAACGCCATCGCGGGGAAGAACGTCGTGACGCTGCTCGTCCTGGGGACGCGGACCAGCCTGAGCGTCGTCCTCGGCGCGGCGGCGATCGTCGTCCCGACGGGCGTCGGCGTCGGCGTGGCGGCGGCGGAGATCGGCGGTCGCGTGGAGACGGCGCTGATGTGGCTGGCCGAACAGCTCCAGACGTTCCCCGCGATCCTGATCTACTTCCTGCTGTTCTGGTGGATCGTCGAGGGGCGGCTCCGTCTGCTGATCGCGGTGCTCGGCCTGGTGAGCTGGGGCGGGCTGGCCAGGCTCGTCAGGAACGAGATCCGGGTGCGCCGGAGCAAGCAGTACGTCCAGGCCGCCCACCTCGGCGGTGTCGGCGACCGACGGCTGCTCGTGCGCCACCTCCTCCCCAACGTCGCGCCGTCGGTGCTGACGAACGTCACGCTCCAGGTACCGCTGTTCGTGCTCGTCGAGGTGTCGGTGTCGTTCGTCCAGATCTCGCTCGCGGGCGGCACGTCGACGCTGGGCGACCCGACCAACTACTCGTGGGGCGAGCAGATCTACGACTCGCTGTTCACGGTCGGCGCGCCGGCGGCGTGGTGGCTTGCGGGGTTCCCCCTCGCCATGCTGTTCCTGACGGTGTTCGCGTTCAACGTCGTCGGCGACGCGATGGTCGACGCGCTGGAGCCACGGAGCGACTAG
- a CDS encoding BGTF surface domain-containing protein: MTVEDTNLDTANDEYTFDLNNSESSAQAGTLTIELTLDTTGASTNSGTSLTVTAEDAGSDGQFQFDVLNAGSDYDGVVSDDQTGNNSIVFAGETVVFDADSDEENGNEGDYVLRSGQPDGDNEPESTLSINQTTGVVNVDTSDLSTGSYYITNDGTDQADLIFEVIEMDFGAEFTDSTVGNLGAESNTTVEFTSDNRGGEAFSVYVTSDEFDDEELEDIFPSASDIDPAEEDGVEITGVNAGEEFDVTFAGYEAGNYSFDFTVADTSATAEDSIEVTETGEGAATFTNTSVTEEQGDIVEQTVELQGASNTASVVIGDLGDTGYQGNFTLLDDDDDGEVTFYFNTYTAGTAPDNEVVTLGEDTEFAEDGEFEEPQGLNDLLDTGDYDMYAMAGDQSNDYSEVLNSYDSVATIYLQERSTNSMTLWTASEETTLDSVDAISSAVEDDALTESQEIAMEDLMVHEVDATGLSGAFGVEESGVVTESFLDGLDTGAYNLTMEQENPAPNREAKTLNTSSLDDSSVTVIANAESDTYYIALDTQHIEFQRNGNTFSGDEVVGEEYTTVFSVQDPALLGMDREATPESDEYETVNSTVTFADREITFDEDPITVGAASEQTISGTTTVAPGSEISFRVSATEDTQPRFVKNADATVQADGTWSVTFDFSDQSVDDTFNVNARGAVPSTDMAGSVVESPTTDTPTEGTDTPSEGTETGTPSEGTATPSEGTATPSDGTDEPDEETTTTTTPGFGVAVALVALLAAAMLAGRRE; encoded by the coding sequence GTGACTGTTGAGGACACGAACCTGGACACGGCGAACGACGAGTACACGTTCGACCTCAACAACTCCGAGTCCTCGGCCCAGGCAGGCACCCTGACCATCGAGCTAACCCTCGACACTACCGGAGCTTCCACGAACTCCGGCACTAGCCTGACTGTCACTGCCGAGGACGCTGGTAGCGACGGTCAGTTCCAGTTCGACGTACTCAACGCTGGATCTGACTACGACGGTGTGGTCTCCGACGACCAGACCGGCAACAACTCCATCGTCTTCGCTGGCGAGACCGTCGTCTTCGACGCCGACTCCGACGAGGAGAACGGCAACGAGGGCGACTACGTCCTCCGAAGCGGTCAGCCGGACGGGGACAACGAACCCGAGTCGACGCTGAGCATCAACCAGACTACCGGTGTCGTTAATGTGGACACTAGCGACCTCAGCACGGGTAGCTACTACATCACGAACGACGGTACGGACCAGGCCGACCTCATCTTCGAGGTCATCGAGATGGACTTCGGTGCGGAGTTCACCGACAGCACTGTCGGTAACCTCGGTGCCGAGTCCAACACGACCGTCGAATTCACGTCCGACAACCGTGGCGGTGAAGCCTTCTCCGTCTACGTGACCTCGGACGAGTTCGACGATGAGGAGCTCGAGGACATCTTCCCGTCCGCTAGCGATATTGACCCCGCTGAGGAGGACGGCGTCGAGATCACTGGCGTTAACGCCGGTGAGGAGTTCGACGTGACGTTCGCCGGCTACGAAGCGGGTAACTACTCGTTCGACTTCACCGTCGCTGACACGAGTGCGACCGCGGAAGACTCGATCGAAGTCACCGAGACTGGCGAAGGCGCTGCTACCTTCACCAACACCTCCGTGACGGAGGAGCAGGGTGACATCGTCGAGCAGACGGTCGAACTCCAAGGCGCTTCCAACACGGCGAGTGTCGTCATCGGCGACCTCGGCGACACGGGTTACCAGGGTAACTTCACCCTCCTCGACGACGACGACGACGGTGAGGTGACCTTCTACTTCAACACGTACACGGCCGGTACGGCCCCCGACAACGAAGTAGTCACGCTGGGCGAGGACACTGAGTTCGCCGAGGACGGCGAGTTCGAGGAACCGCAGGGTCTCAACGACCTCCTCGACACCGGCGACTACGACATGTACGCGATGGCGGGCGATCAGAGTAACGACTACTCTGAAGTGCTCAACAGCTACGACTCGGTCGCCACCATCTACCTCCAGGAGCGCTCCACGAACTCGATGACGCTCTGGACGGCGAGCGAAGAGACGACTCTGGATTCGGTCGATGCCATCTCCTCGGCGGTCGAGGACGATGCCCTGACCGAGAGCCAGGAGATCGCCATGGAGGATCTGATGGTTCACGAGGTTGACGCGACTGGTCTCAGCGGCGCCTTCGGCGTCGAGGAGAGCGGTGTCGTGACCGAGAGCTTCCTTGACGGGCTCGACACTGGTGCGTACAACCTCACGATGGAGCAGGAGAACCCCGCTCCGAACCGAGAAGCGAAGACGCTCAACACGTCCAGCCTGGACGACAGCTCCGTTACGGTGATCGCCAACGCTGAGAGCGACACCTACTACATCGCGCTGGACACGCAGCACATCGAGTTCCAGCGTAACGGCAACACGTTCAGCGGCGACGAAGTGGTCGGCGAGGAGTACACTACGGTCTTCTCCGTGCAGGATCCGGCCCTGCTCGGCATGGACCGTGAGGCGACTCCCGAATCTGACGAGTACGAGACCGTGAACTCGACGGTCACGTTCGCTGACCGCGAGATCACGTTCGACGAGGATCCGATCACGGTCGGCGCTGCCTCCGAACAGACGATCTCGGGCACGACGACTGTCGCGCCCGGTTCGGAGATCAGCTTCCGCGTGAGCGCAACTGAAGACACGCAGCCGCGCTTCGTGAAGAACGCTGACGCGACTGTGCAGGCTGACGGCACCTGGTCGGTGACCTTCGACTTCTCCGACCAGAGCGTCGACGACACGTTCAACGTGAACGCTCGCGGCGCAGTCCCGTCCACGGACATGGCCGGCTCGGTCGTCGAGAGTCCGACGACCGACACGCCGACGGAGGGCACGGATACGCCGTCCGAAGGCACTGAGACGGGTACGCCGTCCGAAGGCACGGCCACGCCGTCCGAAGGCACGGCTACGCCGTCCGACGGCACCGACGAGCCTGACGAGGAGACCACCACGACGACGACGCCCGGCTTCGGCGTCGCTGTCGCGCTGGTCGCCCTGCTCGCCGCTGCCATGCTGGCCGGTCGCCGAGAGTAA
- a CDS encoding sugar-specific transcriptional regulator TrmB, protein MAGTDGADGPPPFDEPFTGDDVEQRVYGTILQTREPTAASAIADAADCDPKTARKYLEWFDDLGIVTRHDGRPVTYERNDSYFEWRRINQLAAEYTVEELQARVRELTTRIDEYEATYDARSPAAVDAVAAAEERPIDDVYEDLADWATAREERERYERARQQHAGAQRDRTSG, encoded by the coding sequence ATGGCCGGGACAGACGGTGCCGATGGGCCACCGCCGTTCGACGAGCCGTTCACCGGCGACGACGTCGAACAGCGGGTCTACGGTACGATCCTGCAGACTCGTGAGCCGACGGCGGCGAGCGCGATCGCCGACGCCGCCGACTGTGACCCCAAAACCGCTCGCAAGTATCTGGAGTGGTTCGACGACCTGGGTATCGTCACTAGACACGACGGTCGTCCGGTCACCTACGAGCGAAACGATTCGTACTTCGAGTGGCGACGCATCAACCAGCTCGCAGCCGAGTACACCGTCGAGGAACTGCAGGCACGCGTTCGTGAGCTGACGACGCGCATCGACGAGTACGAGGCCACGTACGACGCCCGATCCCCGGCTGCAGTGGACGCGGTGGCCGCCGCCGAGGAGCGCCCTATCGACGACGTGTACGAAGACCTCGCGGACTGGGCGACTGCACGCGAGGAACGCGAGCGCTACGAACGTGCCCGTCAGCAACACGCCGGCGCCCAGCGCGACCGAACGTCCGGGTAG
- a CDS encoding ABC transporter permease, translating to MRSLLVALAGRLARLVVTLWLVFTGVFVALAFVPNPHRLRVAYRPRLFEAISRQPRLAARSEPLFAQYVDWIGRVLTLDLGRVGFGERTVVVTDIVAEAATVTLIHLVPAMVIAVVLGTLVQLLAVAVEYGDASAKTKLLGAAAISVPVFLVAYLLQVYLPVLVIDVSGEIADMGYDETAGPFAPKNLRAAVWPSLTMGLYLFAIQLRVAGTDLEQYANEPFVKTARAKGVGLLGICRHVFPHSAARLLTLLSSEMLGVVLVGLYAVEWVTETPGFGTLTIDAAGSRIPGLIFAVVLLPVLVVTAVNALQDAYYEVVDPRVETTPGS from the coding sequence ATGCGTAGCCTCCTCGTGGCGCTGGCCGGCCGTCTCGCCCGGCTCGTGGTGACGCTGTGGCTCGTGTTCACGGGTGTGTTCGTCGCGCTCGCGTTCGTGCCGAACCCACACCGGCTACGGGTGGCCTACCGGCCGCGGCTGTTCGAGGCCATCTCGCGCCAGCCTCGGTTGGCCGCGCGATCGGAGCCGCTGTTCGCCCAGTACGTCGACTGGATCGGCCGCGTGCTCACGCTGGATCTCGGCCGGGTCGGGTTCGGGGAGCGGACCGTCGTCGTCACCGATATCGTCGCCGAGGCGGCAACGGTCACGCTGATCCACCTCGTCCCCGCGATGGTGATCGCAGTCGTGCTCGGGACGCTGGTCCAGCTGCTGGCCGTCGCCGTCGAGTACGGCGACGCGAGCGCGAAAACCAAGCTGCTCGGCGCGGCCGCCATCTCGGTGCCGGTGTTCCTGGTCGCGTACCTGCTGCAGGTGTACCTCCCGGTGCTGGTGATCGACGTCTCCGGCGAGATCGCCGACATGGGGTACGACGAGACGGCGGGGCCGTTCGCGCCGAAGAACCTCCGGGCGGCGGTCTGGCCGAGCCTGACGATGGGGCTGTACCTGTTCGCGATCCAGCTCCGGGTCGCCGGCACCGACCTCGAACAGTACGCCAACGAGCCGTTCGTCAAGACCGCCCGCGCGAAAGGGGTGGGGCTGCTGGGGATCTGCCGGCACGTGTTCCCCCACTCCGCCGCGCGGCTGCTGACGCTGCTCTCCTCGGAGATGCTCGGGGTCGTGCTCGTCGGCCTGTACGCGGTCGAGTGGGTCACCGAGACGCCCGGGTTCGGCACGCTCACCATCGACGCCGCCGGGAGCCGGATCCCCGGCCTGATCTTCGCCGTCGTGTTGCTGCCGGTGCTGGTCGTGACCGCGGTCAACGCGCTACAGGACGCCTACTACGAGGTGGTCGACCCGCGGGTGGAGACGACCCCCGGCAGCTAG
- the artA gene encoding archaeosortase A — MAGIAGAVPPWLLSVTDVLAWVVIGAFSLGAALEILARRRDRDTADGSLAAAVDAGREQLAYARAASASGWALFALFWLLLFPHFAFVHKSYVEGVLAAVAVPACLYAGYLLWTGRDTLFLLSRATAIMGLIYLPFETIPAVDVAGVRIPAPRELLIEVVAAQTGFFMSLLGSNPELIAGPQGYMNTYEFVASDGQILQFSVVLACTGLGSIAIFAGLIAAVRAPLGRKLRALGVAVPIIYGLNLVRTTFIGIAFGEQLLQIYPDLVLSMFGGSDPYRVSWYVSDRIISQLLAVVALVGVTYLVVRELPEILTIIEDVLFMVTGDEYDLSNTLDLPRSQVRTQPPESGDD, encoded by the coding sequence ATGGCCGGTATCGCGGGCGCCGTTCCGCCGTGGCTGCTCTCCGTCACCGACGTGCTGGCGTGGGTGGTCATCGGCGCGTTCAGCCTCGGCGCGGCGCTCGAGATCCTCGCACGGCGCCGTGACCGCGACACAGCCGACGGCTCGCTTGCGGCCGCCGTCGACGCCGGGCGCGAGCAGCTGGCGTACGCCCGCGCCGCCTCGGCGTCGGGCTGGGCGCTGTTCGCGCTGTTCTGGCTGCTGCTGTTCCCCCACTTCGCGTTCGTCCACAAGAGCTACGTCGAGGGCGTGCTCGCGGCGGTCGCCGTCCCCGCCTGCCTCTACGCGGGCTACCTGCTCTGGACGGGCCGGGACACGCTGTTCCTGCTCTCCCGCGCGACGGCGATCATGGGGCTGATCTATCTCCCGTTCGAGACGATCCCCGCCGTCGACGTCGCCGGGGTCCGGATCCCCGCGCCGCGGGAGCTGCTGATCGAGGTCGTCGCCGCCCAGACGGGCTTCTTCATGAGCCTGCTGGGCTCGAACCCAGAACTGATCGCGGGCCCACAGGGGTACATGAACACCTACGAGTTCGTCGCCAGCGACGGGCAGATCCTCCAGTTCTCGGTCGTGCTCGCCTGCACGGGGCTGGGGAGCATCGCCATCTTCGCGGGGCTGATCGCCGCCGTGCGGGCGCCGCTGGGCCGGAAGCTCCGCGCGCTGGGCGTCGCCGTCCCGATCATCTACGGGCTGAACCTCGTCCGGACGACGTTCATCGGCATCGCCTTCGGCGAGCAGCTGCTCCAGATCTACCCCGACCTGGTGCTGTCGATGTTCGGCGGCTCGGACCCGTACCGCGTCTCGTGGTACGTCTCCGACCGCATCATCAGCCAGCTGCTCGCGGTGGTCGCGCTGGTCGGCGTCACCTACCTCGTGGTGCGTGAGCTCCCGGAGATCCTGACGATCATCGAGGACGTGCTGTTCATGGTGACTGGCGACGAGTACGACCTCTCGAACACGCTCGACCTGCCGCGCAGTCAGGTCCGAACGCAGCCCCCCGAGTCCGGCGACGACTGA
- a CDS encoding PIN domain-containing protein yields MATICLDNTFVSDYLNGAQYTAAFLREFGPTDTVLVPDIVRFEAFVPAFRSGSERTATDVRQALGGFQSAAFDSDVAEAAAEIRSDLLDVGAPVGSPDVLIAGTARAHGADLVTDDRAFSRVDGLTVRNPKRDEE; encoded by the coding sequence ATGGCGACGATCTGTCTTGACAACACGTTCGTCAGCGACTACCTGAACGGAGCGCAGTACACGGCGGCGTTCCTCCGCGAGTTCGGGCCAACGGACACCGTACTGGTCCCGGATATCGTCCGGTTCGAGGCGTTCGTTCCCGCGTTTCGATCAGGGAGCGAACGAACAGCGACGGACGTACGACAGGCGCTCGGCGGCTTCCAGTCGGCCGCGTTCGACAGCGACGTCGCCGAAGCGGCCGCCGAAATACGTAGCGATCTCCTGGACGTCGGTGCCCCGGTCGGCTCGCCCGATGTCCTGATCGCCGGGACGGCTCGCGCACACGGCGCGGATCTCGTGACCGACGACAGGGCGTTCTCCCGGGTCGACGGCCTCACGGTTCGGAACCCGAAACGGGACGAGGAGTGA
- a CDS encoding PrsW family intramembrane metalloprotease yields the protein MTNSDPVEESAGDGRDLYDIATWEPRTVLDRTAVKLHSALAGAARISVVLLAAVVFLAQVGGVVWLASQRATLGAVALLSAVPAFLFVAFVWRQDVVEKEPIDTLAVTFVLSVLFASFAATANTLLQGRFQSIPLIGMALFFFIVVAPVEEAVKWLAVRLHAYRQPEFDAVIDGAVYGAVAGLGFATIENTLYVVQGFLRAQEAGASQAIGAALGTATSRALAGPGHVIYSAWAGYYLGLAKFNREHRGPLVVKGLLIAALLHGAYNTTVTYVPALFSLPNWWYLVFVVAFDGTFFYLLYRKLARYRDNYADTVGEEADSDDAADGSTAATADGIESDEVSVDDRGPVWDAPESSTAEDADEDADREQ from the coding sequence ATGACGAACTCAGATCCCGTCGAGGAGTCCGCGGGGGACGGTCGCGACCTGTACGATATCGCGACCTGGGAGCCCCGGACCGTCCTCGACCGGACGGCGGTCAAGCTCCACAGCGCGCTCGCCGGCGCTGCCCGGATATCGGTCGTCCTGCTCGCGGCGGTCGTGTTCCTCGCACAGGTGGGCGGAGTGGTCTGGCTGGCGAGCCAGCGGGCGACACTCGGCGCCGTCGCCCTGCTGTCGGCGGTGCCGGCGTTCCTGTTCGTCGCGTTCGTCTGGCGGCAGGACGTCGTCGAGAAGGAGCCGATCGACACGCTGGCGGTGACGTTCGTGCTCTCGGTACTGTTCGCCAGCTTCGCGGCGACGGCGAACACGCTGCTGCAGGGCCGGTTCCAGTCGATCCCCCTGATCGGGATGGCGCTGTTTTTCTTCATCGTCGTCGCGCCCGTCGAGGAGGCGGTGAAGTGGCTCGCGGTCCGGCTCCACGCCTACCGCCAGCCGGAGTTCGACGCCGTGATCGACGGCGCGGTGTACGGCGCCGTCGCCGGTCTCGGCTTCGCGACCATCGAGAACACCCTCTACGTCGTCCAGGGGTTCCTGCGCGCACAGGAGGCCGGCGCGAGCCAGGCGATCGGCGCCGCGCTCGGCACCGCCACCTCGCGGGCGCTCGCGGGGCCGGGCCACGTCATCTACTCGGCGTGGGCGGGCTACTACCTCGGCCTCGCGAAGTTCAACCGCGAACACCGCGGCCCCCTCGTGGTGAAGGGGCTGCTGATCGCCGCGCTGCTCCACGGCGCCTACAACACGACCGTCACCTACGTCCCCGCGCTGTTCTCGCTGCCGAACTGGTGGTATCTCGTCTTCGTCGTCGCCTTCGACGGCACGTTCTTCTACCTGCTCTACCGCAAGCTGGCGCGCTACCGGGACAACTACGCCGACACGGTCGGTGAGGAGGCCGACAGCGACGACGCCGCCGACGGGTCGACGGCTGCCACGGCCGACGGTATCGAGTCGGACGAGGTGTCGGTCGACGACCGCGGTCCCGTCTGGGACGCGCCGGAGAGCTCGACCGCGGAAGATGCGGACGAGGACGCCGACCGCGAGCAGTGA
- a CDS encoding ABC transporter permease subunit: protein MGSAAALLRRVGRGVFSMVVAYTVAFLAMAYTKNPHTLSQAYLPRSFRSTNPELRFAAQAEPLLSQYLDWAVRLLTLDLGSVETGEGVVSVTALLVDSVTITLFYLVPATVIAVVGGTLVQLLAVAIERGDLTRKTTLLGAAAVATPVFLFAYLVHIYLPIVVFELADSIVELGYDTSKGLFAPQNLGATLWPFLTMTFYLFAIQLRAAGTDLEQYANEPFVKTARAKGVGLLGICRHVFPHSAARLATLLCSEMLGIVLVGLYVVEWVTRTPGFGTLTIDAVGSRVPGLIFGVVLLPVALVVTVNVLQDAYYEYVDPRVNPVA, encoded by the coding sequence ATGGGTAGCGCCGCCGCCCTGCTGCGCCGCGTCGGGCGTGGGGTGTTCTCGATGGTCGTCGCCTACACCGTCGCGTTCCTGGCGATGGCGTACACGAAGAACCCCCACACGCTGTCGCAAGCCTATCTCCCGCGGTCGTTCCGCTCCACGAACCCGGAGCTGCGGTTCGCCGCCCAGGCCGAGCCGTTGCTCTCCCAGTATCTGGACTGGGCGGTGCGGCTGCTCACGCTGGATCTGGGCAGCGTCGAGACCGGCGAGGGCGTGGTCAGCGTCACCGCGTTGCTGGTCGACTCGGTCACGATCACGCTGTTCTATCTCGTCCCGGCGACGGTCATCGCCGTCGTCGGCGGCACCCTGGTCCAGCTCCTCGCGGTCGCGATCGAGCGTGGCGACCTGACGCGGAAGACGACGCTGCTCGGGGCGGCGGCGGTCGCGACCCCGGTGTTCCTGTTCGCGTACCTGGTCCACATCTACCTCCCCATCGTCGTGTTCGAACTGGCCGACTCGATCGTGGAGCTGGGGTATGACACGTCGAAGGGGCTGTTCGCGCCCCAGAACCTCGGGGCGACGCTGTGGCCGTTCCTGACGATGACGTTCTACCTGTTCGCGATCCAGCTCCGGGCGGCCGGGACGGATCTGGAGCAGTACGCCAACGAGCCGTTCGTCAAGACCGCCCGCGCGAAAGGGGTTGGGCTGCTGGGGATCTGCCGGCACGTGTTCCCCCACTCCGCCGCACGACTGGCGACGCTTCTGTGTTCCGAGATGCTCGGGATCGTGCTCGTCGGCCTGTACGTCGTGGAGTGGGTCACCCGCACCCCCGGGTTCGGGACGCTCACGATCGACGCGGTCGGCAGCCGGGTGCCCGGCCTGATCTTCGGCGTGGTGTTGCTCCCGGTCGCGCTAGTGGTCACGGTGAACGTCCTGCAGGACGCCTACTACGAGTACGTCGACCCGCGGGTCAACCCCGTCGCGTAG